In Citrus sinensis cultivar Valencia sweet orange chromosome 4, DVS_A1.0, whole genome shotgun sequence, one DNA window encodes the following:
- the LOC102613483 gene encoding beta-amyrin 11-oxidase-like isoform X2, whose amino-acid sequence MDSNFLWPMLAMFLGSLVVMFGFLKKINEWYYVGRLGEKKNSLPPGEMGWPLLGNMLSLIKAFRSSDPDSFIHCLVDRYGRTGVYKGHLFWSPSIVVCTPETCKHVLMDNEKFGRGNPESTKELLGKQTVSLSTEEHKRLRKLTTNPFRGDKALTMYVGYIEDIVIDMLDELGSINKPVVFLFEMRKLAFKVIGHIVFGTTSDHLLELMEKYYTDLLLGLRSPAINIPGFAFHGALKLLEEVLEERKKRSGIEQKKGQKGMIDLLLEAEDENGKKLEDVHIIDLLIINLLAGHESSAHASMWAVLYLNQHPEMLQKAKQEQEEIIKRRPSTQKGLTLEEIKQMDYLAKVIDETMRRSSLFIPIFREAKVDANIQGYTVPKGWQVLVWTRGVHMDPEVYTNPKEFDPSRWDNHTTKPGSYIPFGGGPWICPGADLTKLEIYIFLHYFLLNYKLELQNPECPVAYLPVPRPSDNCLAKVIRVG is encoded by the exons ATGGATTCGAATTTTTTGTGGCCTATGCTTGCCATGTTTCTTGGAAGTCTCGTCGTTATGTTTGGATTTCTGAAGAAAATAAACGAGTGGTATTACGTTGGCAGATTgggagagaagaaaaattcaCTGCCTCCTGGTGAAATGGGCTGGCCTTTGCTGGGCAATATGTTGTCCTTAATCAAAGCTTTCAGATCGTCTGACCCTGATTCCTTCATCCATTGCTTAGTTGACag ATATGGGCGCACAGGTGTATACAAGGGTCACCTATTTTGGAGCCCAAGTATAGTAGTGTGCACACCTGAAACATGCAAGCATGTGTTGAtggataatgaaaaatttggaaGAGGGAACCCTGAATCCACAAAGGAATTATTGGGGAAGCAAACGGTTTCTCTTTCGACTGAAGAACACAAGCGTTTGAGAAAGCTAACAACAAATCCATTCAGAGGTGACAAGGCACTGACCATGTACGTTGGATACATTGAGGACATTGTAATTGATATGTTGGATGAATTGGGTAGCATCAACAAGCCTGTGGTGTTCTTGTTTGAGATGAGGAAGCTTGCTTTTAAGGTCATTGGTCACATTGTTTTCGGAACAACTAGTGATCATCTTCTTGAGTTGATGGAGAAATACTACACTGATTTACTTCTTGGATTAAGATCTCCGGCCATTAATATCCCTGGTTTTGCTTTTCATGGAGCACTCAAG TTACTTGAAGAGGTCTTGgaagaaaggaagaaaaggAGTGGAATTGAGCAGAAAAAAGGACAGAAAGGGATGATTGATTTATTGCTAGAAGCTGAAGATGAGAATGGTAAAAAGTTGGAGGATGTACATATCATTGATCTACTGATCATTAACTTATTAGCTGGACATGAAAGCTCTGCCCATGCTTCAATGTGGGCAGTACTCTATCTTAATCAACATCCAGAAATGCTGCAAAAAGCTAAG CAAGAGCAAGAGGAGATTATAAAGAGGAGACCATCAACTCAGAAAGGATTAACGCTTGAGGAAATTAAGCAAATGGACTATCTTGCCAAG gTAATAGATGAAACGATGCGTCGATCCAGTCTCTTCATACCAATATTCAGGGAGGCAAAAGTAGATGCTAATATCCAAGGTTATACGGTACCGAAAGGATGGCAAGTTTTGGTCTGGACTAGAGGTGTTCATATGGATCCCGAAGTTTACACTAATCCAAAAGAATTTGATCCTTCGAGATGGGAT AATCATACAACAAAACCTGGATCTTACATTCCCTTTGGAGGTGGACCATGGATTTGCCCTGGAGCTGATTTGACCAAGCTCGAAATCTACATTttccttcattattttctcctTAATTACAA ACTTGAACTACAAAATCCTGAGTGTCCAGTTGCGTATTTACCTGTACCAAGGCCTTCAGACAATTGTCTTGCAAAAGTCATTAGGGTCGGATGA
- the LOC102613483 gene encoding beta-amyrin 11-oxidase-like isoform X1, protein MDSNFLWPMLAMFLGSLVVMFGFLKKINEWYYVGRLGEKKNSLPPGEMGWPLLGNMLSLIKAFRSSDPDSFIHCLVDRYGRTGVYKGHLFWSPSIVVCTPETCKHVLMDNEKFGRGNPESTKELLGKQTVSLSTEEHKRLRKLTTNPFRGDKALTMYVGYIEDIVIDMLDELGSINKPVVFLFEMRKLAFKVIGHIVFGTTSDHLLELMEKYYTDLLLGLRSPAINIPGFAFHGALKARKLLVKLLEEVLEERKKRSGIEQKKGQKGMIDLLLEAEDENGKKLEDVHIIDLLIINLLAGHESSAHASMWAVLYLNQHPEMLQKAKQEQEEIIKRRPSTQKGLTLEEIKQMDYLAKVIDETMRRSSLFIPIFREAKVDANIQGYTVPKGWQVLVWTRGVHMDPEVYTNPKEFDPSRWDNHTTKPGSYIPFGGGPWICPGADLTKLEIYIFLHYFLLNYKLELQNPECPVAYLPVPRPSDNCLAKVIRVG, encoded by the exons ATGGATTCGAATTTTTTGTGGCCTATGCTTGCCATGTTTCTTGGAAGTCTCGTCGTTATGTTTGGATTTCTGAAGAAAATAAACGAGTGGTATTACGTTGGCAGATTgggagagaagaaaaattcaCTGCCTCCTGGTGAAATGGGCTGGCCTTTGCTGGGCAATATGTTGTCCTTAATCAAAGCTTTCAGATCGTCTGACCCTGATTCCTTCATCCATTGCTTAGTTGACag ATATGGGCGCACAGGTGTATACAAGGGTCACCTATTTTGGAGCCCAAGTATAGTAGTGTGCACACCTGAAACATGCAAGCATGTGTTGAtggataatgaaaaatttggaaGAGGGAACCCTGAATCCACAAAGGAATTATTGGGGAAGCAAACGGTTTCTCTTTCGACTGAAGAACACAAGCGTTTGAGAAAGCTAACAACAAATCCATTCAGAGGTGACAAGGCACTGACCATGTACGTTGGATACATTGAGGACATTGTAATTGATATGTTGGATGAATTGGGTAGCATCAACAAGCCTGTGGTGTTCTTGTTTGAGATGAGGAAGCTTGCTTTTAAGGTCATTGGTCACATTGTTTTCGGAACAACTAGTGATCATCTTCTTGAGTTGATGGAGAAATACTACACTGATTTACTTCTTGGATTAAGATCTCCGGCCATTAATATCCCTGGTTTTGCTTTTCATGGAGCACTCAAG GCACGAAAACTGTTGGTGAAGTTACTTGAAGAGGTCTTGgaagaaaggaagaaaaggAGTGGAATTGAGCAGAAAAAAGGACAGAAAGGGATGATTGATTTATTGCTAGAAGCTGAAGATGAGAATGGTAAAAAGTTGGAGGATGTACATATCATTGATCTACTGATCATTAACTTATTAGCTGGACATGAAAGCTCTGCCCATGCTTCAATGTGGGCAGTACTCTATCTTAATCAACATCCAGAAATGCTGCAAAAAGCTAAG CAAGAGCAAGAGGAGATTATAAAGAGGAGACCATCAACTCAGAAAGGATTAACGCTTGAGGAAATTAAGCAAATGGACTATCTTGCCAAG gTAATAGATGAAACGATGCGTCGATCCAGTCTCTTCATACCAATATTCAGGGAGGCAAAAGTAGATGCTAATATCCAAGGTTATACGGTACCGAAAGGATGGCAAGTTTTGGTCTGGACTAGAGGTGTTCATATGGATCCCGAAGTTTACACTAATCCAAAAGAATTTGATCCTTCGAGATGGGAT AATCATACAACAAAACCTGGATCTTACATTCCCTTTGGAGGTGGACCATGGATTTGCCCTGGAGCTGATTTGACCAAGCTCGAAATCTACATTttccttcattattttctcctTAATTACAA ACTTGAACTACAAAATCCTGAGTGTCCAGTTGCGTATTTACCTGTACCAAGGCCTTCAGACAATTGTCTTGCAAAAGTCATTAGGGTCGGATGA